The sequence below is a genomic window from Oreochromis niloticus isolate F11D_XX linkage group LG3, O_niloticus_UMD_NMBU, whole genome shotgun sequence.
GAGTCCTGACGAGGTCATTGACTCAGATGTGCTTCTAGAAATAAAATGTCCTGTGCCGACTTATCCTTCACTCACGGAGCAGCTTACCCAGAAATGCAGCGATATCAAACTGGTAGATGGAGAACTGCAGCTGCAGAAAACTGGCAGCAGAGGCTATTACATGCAAGTGCAACTTACAATGTTTTGCACTGGGCTCAAGACTGCCACACTTGTGATCTGGACACCTACTGAGCATGTTTCATTGACAGTGCAATATGATGAAGCATTTGTAAAGGAACAAGTAAAGCGCTTGAGAGGGTTTTACTTCTCATATTTCTTACCTCGACTTGTAGAGGAGTATGCAGCAGGACGGTTTCAGTTAAATGAGAGATACTTGAAGATAATGGGCAAGGTTTAATGCATGTTACAACTATAAATGGGACAGTCAGACACCAACATGTCTGCAGAGTTTGGTCTCTGTCTTGTGAATGAAAGGAGACATTCAAATCTGTTAAATATTTCAATACAACTAAAATGTACATAGTTGTAATATGGTGGGAAATGAATGACAAACTGACAACAATAAATGTTGTGAATAGTTCTGTATTTCTGTAATCTTCCAACACAAAGAAATGTCAAGAATGCACAACTAATTATTGTAGAtttgagaaaaacattttttttcatttgaagaaCTTATCACAATTTGTGAAAGTATTTTGTAGACTTTCAAGCGTCTGATTGCTCTTTCAACATGGATTCTTACATTTGCAATCCGACGTGTGTATGTTACCTGTTCCTCAGTTAGCTGTCTACGTTTTTTTGTGAAAGCGGGTATTACTAATCTAACTTTTCTCTCAAAGAGTAAGTCTTTAATTGTAAAACCTCTATCTGCCATGACTTCATCACCAGGTTTTAGGTATGTTAATATTCCAGAGTCCATTGTGATAAATTTGTCACTACATCGGCCGCCATATgcagcagacacaaacatgattagTCCACATGGTGCAACAGCAACCAAATATTTGACTGTGTTGTGTGAATAATAATGGCTGTATGATTCCCCTCTTGAGCCCAGATTTCTGGGTTTCTGTAAAAGGGTCTCACTGCAGTCTATAATGCATGTAGCATTTGGAAAGTTCTTCTTGAAGGCTTCAGGCATAGTTGCTTGAATAGTTTCTTTTGGCAGCCATGGAATTAATGGTCGGAGAACTTCCTCCAGCTTGTCTAACCAGTGTGAGATGATCTTGCTGGCCATGCTTTGTGATATATGAAACTGGCGGCTTAGGTCACCTATTACACGGTTACTCTTTAATTTCATAAGTGTCATGAGGACTTGATCTCGAACAGGCATTGTAAATTCATTGTTGTCATATCCTTCCAGTGTCGACACAAGTGTGTTAAATGTTTCTAAGGCTATCCCAGTGTACAGCAAAGCGCCTGCATCATTTTGAAGAATGAAATATGCAACTTCATCACACTGAGTCATCTTATCCTGCACATCTTTTCTGCAAGACCTGTTGCAGTATTGATGGTCTTGTTGCGAAGGATCCTCCCACTGTGTGTGGACTGAGTGCAGatgtggctcagggggttgtgTGGAGATGCTGGCCTGGTCTAATTCCACTGAACGTAACACTGTGGAGTCTGAATAAGACAAAAATATGATCAGATGTACACTCAAACTGTTAGCATAAGAGAAACTGTAAAGTGTCACTTAGCTTATTATATTTTTGAGTGACATTTCTCATTCTACATTCTTTCACACAAATGTCAACATAAAATGTTCCTAAGTCCCCTAAAAATTAGTCACAATTTTATTCAATTACTGtgattagattttatttttcattctaaaaaaaaagaaaagtcacaAATGTTGGTATTTTTGCAAAGGTTGCCTTTAATGTTTTTACTtgagttttcagtttttgacATGAGTTTCTTGAGTTTTTACTTGAAAAAACAAGTTCTTTATAAACACAAACCTgagaaaacacaaacctgagaaaacacaaacctgaGAAAACACAAACCTAAGACTTTTACAGCCCTTGGGGCTAATCTCTCTGGGACAATTAAATGAAGCCATATGTAGTTTTGGCAGCATGCGGCTGGTGTTAATTACTAACCACGGGTGTAAACTTTCGTTAAAATTGAGACTTTGCTGCTAATAACCAGCTAGTGCTGATACTAACGCCATTCACCATAGGCTATTATTTAGTAAAAGTAAAGAATTGCGTGATTAAAATCCGAAACGGTGGCACACCACATTTACACTTTCACTTACCGGGTACAGATTCTGTATTGTTCGTATCACTGGAAGCTGTCACACTCAAAGTGGTCCGAGTgagctttcttcttttctttggtGGGGGTCGGTCATAGCCCAGATAAAGCTCCGGGTCGGGGTGTAGCTCTGTGGGCTTTTTGTCGATAAAATGAAAGGAGCAAACATAAACTCTCTTTGGAGGGTGTTTGAGTCTTAAAGCTGCCAGCCACGCTAGTTTCCGATCCTCCTTCCGCGGCATAGAGTGCAGTGCGTAGGGCGGTGGGCACGGACAGGCCTTTCTAAATTGTTGATGCTCAAGGCAAAATGTTTCTAATgcgtttttcagttttcttgaaTTATTGTGCCAGCCTCGAAAAGGTAAAGCCACTTATTACAGCACAAAGTAACTCATTTTGTTGCTAGCAACGACTGAACGCTGGCTCCGGCTTTGAGTAACCGGAAGTATAAAACCGGACAACGGAAGCAGTGGTCTGTCATGGCAGCCTACGTACGCTTTTACAGAAACCTGTGGATACACAGTTCGTGTGATcgaaaagtgaaagcaaaaaacaagcgcaaattcaaacgcgatttcaatatgtcacatattgacagtggctcatcgatgccaatgacataattactcagctacattttcgaaagaatgcaaaagcattgacatatattttcccttcctatgatagcccgacaggcagggctgagatagattttggtagcccgactggaaaattcgctagccccgggacgtcgggctagcgattttgcgagccctgaaccatataattataaatatgatcGTGATGAAAGTGGGCAGGACTCTGACGttttttgtccactctgtgtgctcgtaagggtctaACCCCTTCACTCTGATTTTTTTCCTcgtacctttttttttatttatttattaacctttatttaaccaggacgatcccattgagattaaaaacctctttttcaagggagacctggccaagataggcagcttttcgtcgagtctgtctttgtacggtccgacattgttctccttcgttttgtacattacttttttggggggcaaagaaaaagcaagaatttattggaaccggagaatgaacgtttttCGGTGCTGCGAATGCTTGCGGCATGCAACGCGCGAAAGACACGTGGTCTGTCCCCCAGGCTTGTAACTGTGGCTTCCTGTcctgggggtgggggttggCTGTTCTGTTCTGGCTCTCCTGCCCTGCACCCTTTTGTTCATGTTCAAAGACtatttttctgtatgtattCTTACTTACTAACTAACTCCAATTAATACCAAGCAATCTGTTATTCTCAACAGAGATAAACTCAACATAAACTGAACCCACATTAAAGTTAGATCgatgcttacctttagatgagcccacaaaccgagagaaactccgtgatgaagctggaagtctttccaaacaggaaacagatcagggtgcagagacccacgtggttcacgctgaaCTCAACTaggatccaggagacaagggtgtgcagatcgatgcagatatcgatccaaacgtaGTGGTATATGTTCCTGTAAGTTAACTACTTTACTCCCGTttcatgaaaaagcagctctctctgctcgactcctctcctgcacacacacttcGCCCCGCCCCCTTTCCCCGGCTCTGCTGTGATTTGTGGCTGTGCGGTCACGTGACTCAGCTGCACAACGTAACCACGTGGGGGTGTTATTTCAAAATTAGCGCCAATCTCCTttctagtgatggtaaatttgattctttttactgaatcgagttttattgagtcactcaccaaagcgAATCGgattttttgagtcatttgatttactgagtcagttgaccagaaagtgcaaaaaatgtacattttcactcaaacttattttgtttctcttttcatgtaaatcctactgctaagatgagtgattctaaaagaaaacaactattttatagagcaaaaaagagcaaaaacatttctaaaattAAACAATTTCATATCAAAATTTCTTAATaaacatttactttgtttatttttattttattagtaatttccttaaatgtgtaaaatatatattttctcatctaaatgtccactgagctgtgagccagggggtggtaatgcgccttaacattggttttccaaccaagaagaagaaaaagcaggagggagggggtgagcgagtgcTGAGTCCTGTGTGATTCGCTTACgcttacgattcagcacaggaagggagggggtgagtagctcaaatgtgctgttagcatgttagcagagtgatgctactgtgaaccgaggagctattgtcttgatgtgagcttctactcaggggtttttcttccagttcagagcagaaatgtttttgttaagatactggatgttgtgtttttctccacaattttaattataagctagatattgctgctaacagcaacagagatgagtcagtgagtcagatgggcttgtgaatcatgattcatgagtcagtaaagtgattctcgagtattgaacgattcgttcatgattcgcacATCACTACTCCTTTCCCTAAACTCTTTCCTTGGCCTCGAGGAAAACGTCATCGTGAGACGGAGAATTGCTAAGGACTCAGGGAAAGAGAGGAGCGATGCTGAGAATTAgaacagcctttttttttagtAGCGCACACAGCTAACTCTCTCTGCTgaatatgtaaaaaataaaagtgttactGTGTTACATGCCTGAATGTTGCTCATGGTCTGATGGGAAATAATGTTTTCTATTCTTTAGCAcagaccttcccaaagtgtggagcccgccccctagggggggcgcagagccattggaGGGGGGTgcggcatgaaaagggaaaaaaagaacccaacaacgcttggacactgctatcATGGGGTGCctacacaaacgcaaagcaggagatgaagcagagctgaatatgtttccaaaccaacttcattctaagccaaagactagaaaataggGTGAAGCATGTCtgccctttggtttcacctgcacaagtgctgagGTAGGTCTCCTCAGCAGAATTGGTCTTTCCTTCGTTGggagcgctgggctctccaaatcacagacaaacaggatcccacaatcttgatttttagttcacaaacagttgttttaatgactaactactcctgacattttggagatgttagctctttatacactaaagttacagtgggatacaaataatatcaggctgatcctgccacgatttgttccccctgttcaaatcacggacaaacagtatcccacagctgttcatgtttttaaacccattttgcacagagaggcattttttttgaaaaatgtgttgATAGCAACACATTTTTCAATGTgttattattacacaggaaaaaaacaactacatgtaaaataatttcaccgtgacgcctctgcctttctaaatagaGGGACAGTAACAGTAACTGCGTGTTTATATGTAAGCCTGTAAAATCtgaagatagagacaaaatactgttaaaagACTGAGGTGATGGTTTTTGGTCGCCCTAAATTTGTATTTAGATGCCAGCTGATGTCTGTCCCTTAATGTAATCAGAACTGAGCATAAATTTAGAGGAGATTGTGCTTGTGCTGTAGTAGCACCAAAACTGTGGAACAATCTGCCTTTAGAGATAAGACAGgccttctgtttgtttgtttgtttgtttattatttgattatatgctgttttatcttgttttaaatatagggctgttttaattttgatcttttttgttttttaacattttcttttattctattggtcctgtgctgggtattttaaagtgctttataaataaagatggttTTGATTggataaaattaaatacatattgTTTTCTTAGAATTTATTGTTGTGATCCAGTGTAACTCTTTTCCTGCTCCCTGTTAAGGATCTCTGTGACTACAATAAAATTCCCTCCATCAATCACTGAACTGCACTGAAGGAAAACTTAATCCTCTAAATACGACCTGCCTACTTCCAACTTTTTTCGTTATCTTCAGGCTAGAGATTTTGTAAAAACGCAGTTCCCTCACTTTCCCAAACGGCCTCCAGAAACAAATCTGGATATCATCCTGCAGACGAACCCTCATCAAAACAGACTGATATGAGCCTTGTATAAAATACTAGATCCTTTGGTCCCCAAATCCATTTCTCATATTAAGCTGAGATGGGAGGAAGAGCTACAGACAACCCTGCCAGAACAGCAGTGGGATTCTGCTTTGAAATTGATTCACTCGTCCTCAATTTGTGCTCGTCATGCTTTGATTCAGTGCAAGGTGGTCTATAAAGTACACTATACAAACGCAAAATTATCTAAAATCTATCCAACCATTAGTGATGCCTGTAGCAGATGCGGACTATCGCCTGCCAACCATGTCCACATGTTTTGGTCTTGTTcgaaactgagtgcattttggAGGAATATATTCGACACACTTAGCCAAGTGTATGGCCAGACTGTCCCTCCTAACCCACTCTCTGCAATTTTTGGCATTCCTTCCAACTTGAACTCATCTGGCCCCCTCAAACAGGCCCTAGCCTTTACCACTTTACTAGTTCGGAGGCTTATTCTGTTGAAGTGGAAGCTTCCCCACCCCCCAACTCATGATCATTGGGTGAGGGATGTACTCTTTAACTTAAAGTTGGAAAAACTTAGATTCTATCTAAAAGGTTCTATTAGGGCATTTAACAAAATCTGGAAATCATTTCTCTTGCTGGTGGACACCATCACTTTACGTCCTGAGTCTGAAGTGAACTGAGCGAAGCTACATTGTATAAGTTAtaagttttttgggggttttttcttgCGGGGGGggtgttgttttttgggggttatGCTTGTTATGTGTATGGGTCTtgagatgttttttgtttttgttgttgttttttgttgttgtttttgtttttggggggtgtTTTTGTGGGCAGAG
It includes:
- the LOC109200188 gene encoding uncharacterized protein LOC109200188, which translates into the protein MPRKEDRKLAWLAALRLKHPPKRVYVCSFHFIDKKPTELHPDPELYLGYDRPPPKKRRKLTRTTLSVTASSDTNNTESVPDSTVLRSVELDQASISTQPPEPHLHSVHTQWEDPSQQDHQYCNRSCRKDVQDKMTQCDEVAYFILQNDAGALLYTGIALETFNTLVSTLEGYDNNEFTMPVRDQVLMTLMKLKSNRVIGDLSRQFHISQSMASKIISHWLDKLEEVLRPLIPWLPKETIQATMPEAFKKNFPNATCIIDCSETLLQKPRNLGSRGESYSHYYSHNTVKYLVAVAPCGLIMFVSAAYGGRCSDKFITMDSGILTYLKPGDEVMADRGFTIKDLLFERKVRLVIPAFTKKRRQLTEEQVTYTRRIANVRIHVERAIRRLKVYKILSQILQFSIYQFDIAAFLGKLLRE